From Watersipora subatra chromosome 8, tzWatSuba1.1, whole genome shotgun sequence, a single genomic window includes:
- the LOC137402642 gene encoding somatostatin receptor type 2-like — MDSKTTINLNDSALNCTNLTSIDRLPEDDFDFDTDFPIIVYYCILACIAGVIINLITVFAILHGRHTSSKVKVQLIHLAIADFLFALVYPIYCGTIFLIDDWSITLTQCYVYVFVCKAILSASPLCTAAISLERLIIIYFPFSVQSYRRTHKLMVVALIWFSACLLSIDDVIYIHVSYEQGGEIYCRGGQYDGDGSSSFLSKLIVIDIIIPVTIILASFLLICIRLCIKKKTPGGWKKGIDRILGMMAVDAMTSVVPSFFFYTYIYIFPHNDDQPTSYIQQDILEALHITSAYSMPVIYLIFNQHFRKDLKLMFQRIRCNKTTEMGQSVPKGKRKQTTVFTV; from the exons ATGGATTCAAAGACTACTATAAACTTGAATGACAGTGCTTTGAACTGTACTAATTTAACCTCTATTGACAGGCTGCCAGAAGATGATTTTGACTTTGATACAGACTTTCCCATCATAGTATATTACTGTATACTGGCGTGCATAGCTGGAGTTATTATTAATCTGATAACTGTGTTTGCGATTCTACATGGGAGACACACGAGTTCAAAGGTCAAAGTACAGCTGATCCATTTAGCCATAGCAGACTTCTTGTTTGCTTTGGTCTATCCGATTTATTGCGGTACAATTTTTCTTATTGATGATTGGTCAATTACATTGACTCAATGTTATGTTTACGTGTTCGTCTGCAAAGCCATTTTATCCGCGTCGCCGCTCTGTACCGCTGCCATTTCTCTTGAGCGACTGATTATCATATACTTTCCCTTCAGCGTCCAATCATACAGAAGAACTCACAAGTTGATGGTAGTAGCTTTGATATGGTTCTCTGCTTGCTTACTCTCAATAGATGatgttatatacattcatgtaTCATATGAACAAGGAGGAGAAATTTACTGTCGAGGAGGTCAGTATGATGGCGATGGAAGTTCCAGTTTCCTCTCCAAGTTGATAGTTATTGACATCATCATACCAGTTACAATAATACTAGCATCTTTTCTGTTGATCTGCATCAGACTTTGTATAAAAAAGAAAACTCCTGGAGGATGGAAAAAGGGCATTGACAGA ATTCTTGGAATGATGGCAGTTGATGCTATGACCTCTGTCGTACCGTCTTTTTTCTTTTacacatatatctatatttttccTCACAATGATGACCAACCTACCTCCTATATACAGCAAGATATACTAGAGGCTTTACACATCACCAGCGCTTATTCCATGCCagttatataccttatattcAATCAGCACTTCAGG AAAGACCTGAAGTTGATGTTTCAAAGAATAAGATGTAACAAAACTACGGAGATGGGACAAAGTGTTCCAAAAGGCAAACGCAAACAGACAACTGTTTTTACTGTATAG